A single region of the Eulemur rufifrons isolate Redbay chromosome 8, OSU_ERuf_1, whole genome shotgun sequence genome encodes:
- the CRYZ gene encoding quinone oxidoreductase: MAAQKLMRAVRVFQFGGPEVLKLQSDVAVPIPKDSEVLIKVHACGVNPVETYIRSGTYSRKPVLPYTPGSDVAGVIEAVGDNVSAFKKGDRVFTTATISGGYAEYVLAADHTVYKLPEKLDFKQGAAIGIPYFSAYRALIHSARAKAGETVLVHGASGGVGIATCQIARAYGLKVLGTASTEEGQKIVLQNGAHEVFNHKEANYIDKIKKSGGEKGIDVIIEMLANVNLDKDLSLVSRGGRIIIVGSRGTIEINPRDILVKECSVMGVTFFSSTKEEFRQFAAALQAGMEIGWLKPVIGPQYPLEKVAQAHENIIHGSGAAGKMILLL, encoded by the exons ATGGCTGCACAGAAGTTGATGAGAGCTGTTAGAGTTTTTCAATTTGGTGGACCAGAAGTGCTGAAGCTCCAGTCAGATGTTGCAGTACCGATTCCAAAAGACTCTGAG GTTCTAATCAAGGTCCATGCGTGTGGTGTCAACCCCGTGGAGACATACATTCGCTCTGGTACTTACAGTAGAAAGCCAGTCTTACCCTATACTCCTGGCTCAGATGTGGCTGGGGTAATAGAAGCTGTTGGAGATAACGTATCTGCTTTCAag AAAGGTGACAGAGTTTTCACCACTGCCACGATCTCTGGGGGCTACGCGGAGTACGTTCTTGCAGCAGACCACACTGTTTACAAACTGCCTGAAAAACTGGACTTTAAACAAGGAGCTGCCATCGGTATCCCATATTTTAGTGCTTATCGAGCTCTGATCCACAG TGCCCGTGCGAAAGCTGGAGAAACTGTTCTGGTTCATGGGGCTAGTGGAGga gttgGAATAGCAACATGCCAAATTGCGAGAGCTTACGGCTTAAAGGTCTTGGGCACAGCTAGTACTGAGGAGGGACAAAAGATTGTTTTGCAGAATGGAGCCCACGAAGTGTTTAACCACAAAGAAGCTAATTATATTGATAAAATTAAG AAATCAGGTGGTGAGAAAGGAATTGATGTGATTATTGAAATGTTAGCTAATGTAAATCTTGACAAGGATTTGAGTCTTGTGTCACGTGGAGGACGAATAATa ATTGTTGGCAGCAGAGGAACTATTGAAATAAACCCACGGGACATCCTGGTAAAGGAGTGCAGTGTAATGGGAGTTACTTTCTTTTCCTCAACCAAG gagGAATTTCGGCAGTTTGCAGCAGCCCTTCAAGCTGGAATGGAAATTGGTTGGTTGAAACCTGTAATAGGTCCTCAGTATCCATTGGAGAAGGTAGCCCAGGCTCATGAAAATATCATTCATGGCAGTGGGGCTGCTGGGAAAATGATTCTTCTCTTATGA